CTACCTCGCCGTCGCGGTCGCCATCGTCGGCCACTGTTTGTTGGCCAGCatcgcccccctcgccgccgacgcAGGACTAGGCTTGCTCGTCCCCTTGATCGTCTACGCCGTGGCGGCCCTGGTGCTGCTACTCCCGTGCCGTTGCCGCCGGATCTGCCATGCCCTCGCCTACCTTGCGCTTGCGGTCGCGGTGGCGGCCGTCGTCATCGGCTGCTGTATTTTGGCGAGCTTCGTCCCCATCGCCGTCGACACAGGACTAGGCAGGCTCAGGCTCATCCTTTTGGTCGTCTACGTGGCGGTCATGTTCATCCTTGCGGTGGGCGACCTCAGCTTCCTGGCCCTCCTCATAGGAGGGGAATTCCCATGGGACTGCTGATTGGTCAGCCCCAAGCTCATGCCCATGGATCAGCTCATGAGGTActcacgtacgtacgtacgtaacGATCGACTTGCGGGGAATATTAATATTGATGTGGTGCACTTCATCGGCCTAGTATTGGACCTTAATAATTTGATGCTGAATTAGCCTGTTATTTGTGTGATCGAGATATGCTATTGAGTTCGTATTATTGATGAACAAGCTACATATATGGAGTCTGCTTTGATGTAGTATTAATTGGACCTTTTCTCTGCACGATCAACGGTATATGCCTAGCTTCGGTATAATTGATGTTGATGATCTTGTTATGCGCCACATTCCTTGCGCCTTAACTGTGCTAAATAAAAATTGTCGACCATAGCAATTTTTGTTCAGTAAGTTACAAGCATATGACTGATGGACTAATTCGCTAGGGTATTCTTCTCGTTGCCAACATGTTTCATGCATGTGTTGAGAGCTTTGGACTTTTGATCGATGAACTTCGCACGTGTATAGAACGGATTCCCATTCAACTGTGAGTCTCCCACTTTGTTAGAGCAACTAGCTCGGATGCTCTCATAGCAGATTGGTATCATTTCTTTCCTTCAGGGCGGTTAAGGTGGTATGGATGATGGGCGCCCGTGTGCCAGTGTAATTATCTTCGTCACCTTTTTGTTTCCTTGGGCCATTGGAGCGGATGATATGGGTCAAGCTGAACCCACACTCAACAAAGATATAAAGAGCAATCTACAATGGCACGCTAAGTACATGCTCGGGGTTGCAAAACGGACAAGTGGTCCGTGGTAACATACTAATAATAATATACGTATTTTACATACCGGTAGATTGGATTTGTATTGTGTTTCGCATGAACAGAAAAGTATGACTCTGACTAACTACCGGGCAAGTAGTTTACCACCATATACGTGGTCGATGGAGACCAAAAATAAGCCGGTGAATGCGTTCGATTGATctggtaaaaaaacaaaaactacccGATGATCTGTCATGTAAAGTAAAACGCAATTAATGTAACTCACAGCCCAGGTTTTACCCGCTAACGGCGGCATCCAACGTCacgtaaaagtaaatacatgatGCTGTCGAAATTAATGTTGTGCCACTAGGTGGCATATGCATGCATTATGATTATTTTGATTGCACGAACTAGGCAGTATTGCCGTACGTAATGATTCCACGAGCACAGCAAGTATACCAGTACCGCAAATGGAACGGCCTGGCCCTGTGGCTGTGGCATCGGTAGTGCACGATGCACGCGGACGAGTGAGCTAAAACGAGCTACGGACCCAGGCTTTGGCTGCCCTGTGTGCACTGCCAAAAATGGTATACGCGCTGCCCAGATCACATGCCGCACCGgaccctctccctccctcacatGCTACTCAGTGCAGCTAGCTCAGAGCCTGCGCCTGCTCGAGCTCGACACGTCCGTCGTGGGTGTCTCATTGCAGGGCAGGCTCGCTCGCTCGCCACCGCGTTGCTCCTGCTCGGTACTTCGCACGTGCTAGATGGATATGTTATGGATATGCTGATTATGTAGATGGATATGTTGATGATGATACATTATGACAATGTTGCAGCAAACCACTCATGTCATACAAAATAAAAGAGGATCAAGACTAACTCAATCTCATTGCATCAGAAGATAACTTCACTGATCCATTACGTATTAAGCAAGAGCATACAAAAAACAACTTGGCTTAAACTAGAGCAACTAAACCAGACAGTACATTGCATTTAGATTGGCTGCAACTAAACCAACTAACTAACTTAAGATCTTGCCTGCAACTAAGCCAAAAACAAATAtagtgaaaagaaacaacacattgTGAAATTTGGCCCTAATCCCTACAATCTCTGCATTCTTCTCTCTGAGTTGAGTTTGCAGAGACAGAACCATGGCCTCCCTTGTGCCATCATCTTCACTGGGAGTTAGCATTGGAAATTGATCTTCAGATCTAGCAACAGTTGCACCTTTAAGCCTCCAGACTTCATCACACAGATCCCCAATGAGCTCACTCCAAAATTTGGGCAATGGATCATCATGCCATTGCACAAATCCACAGCCACCATTCTATTAACATGCACAAACAAATTTCCAAATATATATCATTTCATATACTATTgcacagaagaaaaaggaaaaaaattaggcAAAAAACTACACTCGCCAGAGCATCCATGCAGCTATAGTACCTCCTACCAGGGTTCTGCCTGCTCCAGGAGATCCATCTTGGCGCCTTCCTCGGAGTTGAGCAGTGGCACATCACTGGAGGCTCGTATGCCATTGGGTTCTCAC
This DNA window, taken from Triticum aestivum cultivar Chinese Spring chromosome 1D, IWGSC CS RefSeq v2.1, whole genome shotgun sequence, encodes the following:
- the LOC123175773 gene encoding uncharacterized protein, producing the protein MDAKMPLLQLVTQAKKPMPARPLQDATRLASAWALVNASIFIVSYGLSSAIVPALCQLPWCDLCREDAMERALLIGLWCCVALQAAAAALALLLPCRRHWIRRAVAYLAVAVAIVGHCLLASIAPLAADAGLGLLVPLIVYAVAALVLLLPCRCRRICHALAYLALAVAVAAVVIGCCILASFVPIAVDTGLGRLRLILLVVYVAVMFILAVGDLSFLALLIGGEFPWDC